Part of the Chlamydiota bacterium genome is shown below.
CTTTTGTTGGATCGTGACTCACATGGCAATGTGCGTGTTTCTTTTATCGAATCAGAAAAAGTGTTTATCGAACTGTGCAAACAGCGCCTTAAAGACAAACCTGAGATCAAGTTTTCTCCTCAAGCCCACTTTTTTGGCTATGAGGGAAGAGCCTGTTTTCCTTCCAACTTTGATTGTGATTATTGCTATGCGTTGGGTTTTATGAGCACATGTCTTATCTTGCATCAAAAAACAGGCTATATTTGTGCCATCAAGCATTTGAAACATGAAGTGCATGAATGGCAACCTTTTGCTGTTCCCATTGTGTCCATGCTACATTTGGAAATGCGCAAAGGTGAAGAAAAACCTGTGATCAAAAAAGCGCTTGTAGATCTCAACGATAAGCCTTTTTTGAAATACAAAGAGCACCAAAAAGAGTGGATGGAGCAAGACTGCTACCTATTTCCAGGTCCCATGCAGTTTTTTGGCGACACACTCACTCATGAAACCCCCAAATCTTTAGATCTTTCTACTTGATTAATTGATACATTTTGGCTAAAATCCTCTAAAAAAACGGAGGATAGCAATGGTAGCAGAAGTTCAAACAAGTGAAAATATATCTTTAGAGCAGTGGCCCTATTTTTGGGAACTGACTAATGAAGATCAAACAAAAAGAGTGACTGTCATTGGACAGACTTATTTACTCGCATCAAATCAGTATCCGGAAGCGATTCAAAAAAAGGCTTTTAATGCGAAGGTTTTAGTTTCTGAGTTGCCCAAAGGCGTGGCAGAACAAATCCAGAAGCAAGGTTTTTTGCAGTGGATGTATCAAAATAGCAAGAACTTTTTTGATTGTATCAATCAAAGTCCAGCTAAAATTGATCAACAATTACGAGTCTATGGCTACTCAGATGTAGAAAGGCAAAACATACAAAGCGCGATACAAAAGCTCAAACAATTACCAAAAAATTGGCACCAGAAATTGACTCCTACACAAAGAGTACAAGTACAAAAAATCATCAGCCAATTTGCTCCAAATATAAAATTTGAAGATATGCATCCAGTTCTTTTTATGGGTTGTTTGAGTAATTATTCTATTATCCAACAATTTGTAAAAAATAATTTACTTACAGATGCCGTTGTGAAAAATCAGAAAAAAGAGACATATCATCTGGATGATAAGAAAATAACTTTTGTAAAAAAGATGATGAAAAAAGAAGGGCTTAATGTTTCAACATGGCCAAGCAGAACTAATGCACCTAATTTTTCGGATAATAAAGTCATCTTTGAGCAACTATTAAAAGTAGTTGATTTTTTGAGTAATATGAAACCTACCGAATTCTGTGAACTCATAGAACTCATACATGAGGAAATTCTAGAAAACCTCGAAGACACAGATGGTGATGGAGAAGCATATTATTTACAAGAAGCAAAAGTAATACATCACATTGCAATGCATCAATTGGTGAATGAAAGATCTGGAATCTATGGTAAAAAACGCATGGCTGCTTGGGAAGAAAAGCTAGGCCAGGTGATCGACAAACATGATGATGTGACCATTATTGCTGATGTAGAAAGCATGAAATCTGAAAAAGGTGTGCTTGCAATGCTACAAAGAATGGGCTTCGACGAAGTTAAACAAGAAGCATAATTACTTTTTATGCTTAGATATGAGTTTGATTTTGTCGATTTTGCGCTCGTTGGAACTGAGGATTTCGATCTTGAAATCGTCAGTTTCAATGACAAAACCTTTTTCTGGAATGATTCCTGCACGATGAAAGACGAAGCCCCCTAGTGTATCGTAATCTCCATCGCTGGGGATTTTGATCTTTAGCTTTTCTTCAATATCATTGATGGACATGGTGCTATCGACCACATAACCTCCGCTAGGAAGAGGGAAGAACTCCACATCTTCATCGATATCATATTCATCCTCAATTTCACCTACAATTTCTTCTAGAATATCTTCGATGGTGACCACGCCTTTGGTGCCTCCATATTCGTCGACAACAATGGCAATATGCGTATGCTTGGAACGAAATTCTTGTAAAAGCAGCGCAATGGATTTGCTCTCAGGAGTGAAAAGAGGTTTGATGGTAAGGGTTTCGACAGGCTTTTGGAGTTTTTCCTTATCCTCGATGACCTCTAGAATGTCTTTGATCATTAGGACACCTACGATATTGTCCAATTCTTCTTTGTAAATGGGAACGCGAGAATAGCCTTCTTCAATACATTCTTTGATCACATCTTTGATAAGTGTGGAGGCTTCAATGGCAAAAAGATCAATTCTGGGCTGCATTACTTCGCGCACCTTCGTTTTTCTCAAAGAAAGCACAGATTCGATCAGCTTATGTTCCGAAGAGTCTGCTGAGGTTGTTTTAGAGTCTTTGAGAGATTCTAATAATTCTTCAATTTTGCGCGTATGAGGGCTTTTTTTGGGCATCTTGTGCAAGGAGACAAGTTGGAGTTTTAGAAAAAGATAGGCTAGAGGAATGGTTAAAAGATATAAAAGTGAAACAATGGGTCCTATCGTCAAAAGCACTTTTTTAGAATAGCGATAGGCGAGCATTTCGATGAATGATTGGAGTAAAATGAGGATAAAAACAAGGGCGATAACGGCAAGTGCTTGCTGGTAGAGCAGCTGGAATGAAAAAAGGGTGTTTTGGGCACAAACAGAACTGATGGCATATAAAAAGATCAAAAAGGATTTGTTCCATTCTGAAAAAAAGTAGAGCGATTGCATTTCATAAGGTTGAAAAAGGCGTTTGTGGATAGGAAAGTAGAAAAAGAGGTGGTTGTATTGTCCAAAGAATTTTTTGATTGAGGTCATTGGTAAAGTGCGCACAGCAGTGGAAAAACCCACATTGAGCAAACTAAGGATCAGAAAAAGAATGAGAAAAGTCAGACAGGTCATTGTGATTTAGCTAATAGCAATTTTTTTGTTTTTAGTTTGTTTATAATACTTTGCTGTTTTTTGAACATCTCTTTCTTTAGTTTTTCTTGATCATCACGAAATCCCAAAAGGTGCAACATGCCATGAACCACGTAATGGGACAGCTCTTCAAAGACATCTTTTTTTTGTGCGTTTGCATAATCTATTGCGGCTTTTGGACAGACAAAGATTTCTCCTAAAATGGTGTAGCCAAGGTCGTTTTCATTGTCCATGGGAAAAGAGATACAATCTGTTGAAGTGGGATCATCAAAAAAGGTTTGATGCATTGCACAGATTTTTTCCTCGCTGACAAAATAGACGCTCATTTCATCATATTTTTTTTTGAATGTTTCTAAAACAAATAAAATCAAGTGCTTCACTTGGGAAGAGTGAATAGGAAGGTCGGATTGTTCATTAAAAATATGAATATGCAATTTAGGCAGGTGTTTTGGGAAGATTGGTAGCTTTTTTATTCTCTTCGTCTTTCCAAAGTCCTAAAGAACGCAGCTTGTCGATGCGCTCAAAGCGCTTCAATACATTGCGCTTTTTCTTTCCTGAAATCGCTTTTCCAAAACTTTTATGTCTAGACATAGTTCCTCTATATTTTTGGGATAAATACGTGCTCGTTTGAAGCTACCGCATTAAATTTTTCTTTATAACCTTTTGGTAAATTATCTTTTTTAGCACCTGTTTTTTTCCCTGCGCGCTTGGGTCTGCGAAAAGAAACACCACGCCTTTCTGATTGCTTGCTGATACGTACCATAGAATATCCTTTGTTGAGAGTGATTTTAGAATAACATATAAAAAAAAACAAGCCTCAAGTTTTTAAAAAAATGTTATTGATTTCAATGATTAAGCAGCTGCGTGATGCGCACTCTTGTCTTTTTATTTTTGATCAGTTTAGCAAGATCAAGGGGTGTTTTTTTTCTTTTATCTCGTATTTTGGTGTTCGCCTTGTATTGGATGAGGTTTTCAATGGCTTCTAAGTGCGCATTTTCTACAGCATGGTGAAGAGGCATTTTTCCCATGTGGTCTTGAATATCGATGCGGGCGTTATTTTGTAAAAGCAAATGTAAAATATCACTGACCTTGTTGCCTTTTGCACCTACAGTTAAATGCAGAGGTGCTAGGCCAGTTTTGTCTTGAGCATTGATATTGACCTTATGTTTGATCAAATTTTTGATAAGATCATAGTGGGGCTCTTTTGCAAGTAGGGCCAGATGTAAAAGTGTTTGTCCGTCTTTGTTTTTGTTATTGATAAACTCTTTTTCCCATTTTTTAAGCTTTTGGAAAAAAATTTGGCAAAGATCAAAATTGGAGCTGAGTAGGGCCAACATATAGGGATTATTGCCATTTCTGTCTTTTGTCTTTTTCATTTTGACAGACGTTGTTTTGCTTGCAAGTTGTTCTATGATGTTTAAATGTTCTT
Proteins encoded:
- the tlyC_2 gene encoding Hemolysin C; translation: MTCLTFLILFLILSLLNVGFSTAVRTLPMTSIKKFFGQYNHLFFYFPIHKRLFQPYEMQSLYFFSEWNKSFLIFLYAISSVCAQNTLFSFQLLYQQALAVIALVFILILLQSFIEMLAYRYSKKVLLTIGPIVSLLYLLTIPLAYLFLKLQLVSLHKMPKKSPHTRKIEELLESLKDSKTTSADSSEHKLIESVLSLRKTKVREVMQPRIDLFAIEASTLIKDVIKECIEEGYSRVPIYKEELDNIVGVLMIKDILEVIEDKEKLQKPVETLTIKPLFTPESKSIALLLQEFRSKHTHIAIVVDEYGGTKGVVTIEDILEEIVGEIEDEYDIDEDVEFFPLPSGGYVVDSTMSINDIEEKLKIKIPSDGDYDTLGGFVFHRAGIIPEKGFVIETDDFKIEILSSNERKIDKIKLISKHKK
- the ybeY gene encoding Endoribonuclease YbeY; translation: MHIHIFNEQSDLPIHSSQVKHLILFVLETFKKKYDEMSVYFVSEEKICAMHQTFFDDPTSTDCISFPMDNENDLGYTILGEIFVCPKAAIDYANAQKKDVFEELSHYVVHGMLHLLGFRDDQEKLKKEMFKKQQSIINKLKTKKLLLAKSQ